From a region of the Streptomyces sp. NBC_00193 genome:
- the proB gene encoding glutamate 5-kinase, producing MSAARQGVLDARRIVVKVGSSSLTTAAGGLDADRVDALVDVLAKARSGGEKEIVLVSSGAIAAGLSPLGLRRRPTDLARQQAAASVGQGLLVARYTASFARYGVRVGQVLLTTDDTSRRAHYRNAYRTLDQLLAMGALPVVNENDTVATDEIRFGDNDRLAALVAHLVRADLLVLLSDVDGLYDGDPSQPGTTRIDEVRGPEDIAHVTIGSVGKAGVGTGGMATKIEAARIAAAAGIPVVLTSASQAADALAGRATGTLFHSTGRRSTDRLLWLQHASAPQGHLVLDDGAVRAVTERGSSLLPAGIAAVEGDFVAGDPVELRAADGRAVARGLVNFDAKELPQLLGRSTRELARELGPEYEREVVHRDDLVLLQG from the coding sequence GTGTCAGCGGCTAGGCAGGGTGTGCTCGACGCGCGCAGGATCGTGGTCAAGGTCGGCTCCTCCTCCCTGACCACGGCGGCCGGAGGACTCGACGCCGACCGGGTGGACGCGCTGGTCGACGTACTGGCCAAGGCGCGCAGCGGCGGCGAGAAGGAGATCGTCCTGGTCTCCAGCGGAGCCATCGCCGCCGGACTCTCCCCGCTCGGCCTGCGCCGCCGCCCCACCGACCTGGCCCGCCAGCAGGCCGCCGCGAGCGTCGGCCAGGGCCTGCTCGTCGCCCGCTACACCGCCTCCTTCGCCCGGTACGGCGTACGCGTCGGCCAGGTGCTCCTGACCACCGACGACACGAGCCGGCGCGCGCACTACCGCAACGCCTACCGGACCCTGGACCAGCTCCTGGCCATGGGGGCGCTGCCTGTCGTCAACGAGAACGACACCGTCGCCACCGACGAGATCCGCTTCGGCGACAACGACCGCCTCGCCGCCCTCGTGGCCCACCTGGTCCGCGCCGACCTCCTCGTGCTGCTCTCGGACGTCGACGGCCTCTACGACGGGGACCCGTCCCAGCCCGGCACCACCCGCATCGACGAGGTGCGCGGCCCGGAGGACATCGCCCACGTCACCATCGGCAGCGTCGGCAAGGCGGGCGTCGGCACCGGCGGCATGGCCACCAAGATCGAGGCGGCCCGCATCGCCGCGGCCGCCGGCATCCCCGTCGTCCTGACCTCGGCCAGCCAGGCCGCGGACGCCCTGGCCGGACGGGCGACCGGCACCCTCTTCCACTCCACCGGACGCCGCTCGACGGACCGGCTGCTCTGGCTCCAGCACGCGTCGGCCCCGCAGGGACACCTCGTCCTGGACGACGGGGCCGTCCGCGCGGTGACCGAACGCGGCAGCTCGCTGCTGCCCGCCGGCATCGCCGCGGTCGAGGGCGACTTCGTCGCCGGGGACCCCGTGGAACTGCGCGCGGCCGACGGCCGGGCGGTGGCGCGAGGCCTCGTCAACTTCGACGCCAAGGAGCTCCCGCAGCTCCTCGGCCGCTCCACGCGCGAGCTCGCGCGGGAACTCGGACCCGAGTACGAGCGGGAGGTCGTCCACCGCGACGATCTGGTCCTGCTGCAGGGCTGA
- a CDS encoding glutamate-5-semialdehyde dehydrogenase, translated as MTSLDATTSPVIATAQAARTAAAAIAPLPRSAKDKALLAIADALEARTAEIVEANAVDTAKAAAAGTSETVIDRLTLTPDRIAAIASDVRDVAALPDPVGEVVRGSTLPNGIDLRQIRVPLGVVGIIYEARPNVTVDAAALCLKSGNAVLLRGSSSAYASNTALVGILRDAVASAGLPADAIQLVPGESRDSVRELMRARGLVDVLIPRGGASLIKTVVEESIVPVIETGTGNCHVYVDAQADLAMAVDILVNSKAQRPSVCNSAETLLVHRDIADAFLPLALDALADAGVTVHGDERVLAYAEDSKVTALPATDEDWAAEYLSYDIAAGVVDSLDEAVAHIRRWTSGHTEAIVTTSQAAARLFTQLVDSTTVAVNASTRFTDGGQFGFGAEIGISTQKLHARGPMGLPELTSTKYIVTGDGHVR; from the coding sequence ATGACCTCGCTCGATGCCACGACCTCGCCCGTGATCGCCACCGCGCAAGCCGCCCGGACCGCCGCCGCGGCCATCGCCCCGCTCCCGCGGTCCGCCAAGGACAAGGCCCTGCTGGCCATCGCGGACGCGCTGGAGGCCCGTACGGCCGAGATCGTCGAGGCCAACGCCGTCGACACGGCGAAGGCGGCCGCCGCCGGGACCAGTGAGACCGTCATCGACCGTCTCACCCTCACCCCCGACCGCATCGCGGCCATCGCCTCCGACGTCCGCGACGTCGCGGCCCTGCCCGACCCCGTCGGCGAGGTAGTCCGCGGCTCCACCCTCCCCAACGGGATCGACCTCCGCCAGATCCGCGTCCCGCTCGGCGTCGTCGGCATCATCTACGAGGCCCGCCCCAACGTCACCGTCGACGCCGCCGCCCTGTGCCTGAAGTCCGGCAACGCCGTCCTCCTGCGCGGCTCCTCCTCGGCCTACGCCTCCAACACCGCCCTCGTCGGCATCCTGCGCGACGCCGTCGCCTCGGCCGGTCTGCCCGCCGACGCCATCCAGCTGGTGCCGGGCGAGTCCCGCGACTCCGTCCGCGAGCTGATGCGCGCCCGCGGTCTCGTCGACGTCCTCATCCCGCGCGGCGGCGCCTCGCTCATCAAGACCGTCGTCGAGGAATCCATCGTCCCGGTCATCGAGACCGGTACCGGCAACTGCCACGTCTACGTGGACGCCCAGGCCGATCTGGCCATGGCCGTGGACATCCTCGTCAACTCCAAGGCCCAGCGTCCCTCCGTCTGCAACTCCGCGGAGACCCTGCTCGTCCACCGGGACATCGCCGACGCCTTCCTGCCCCTCGCCCTGGACGCCCTCGCCGACGCCGGCGTGACCGTCCACGGCGACGAGCGGGTGCTCGCGTACGCGGAGGACTCCAAGGTCACCGCCCTCCCGGCCACCGACGAGGACTGGGCCGCCGAGTACCTCTCGTACGACATCGCCGCCGGTGTCGTGGACTCCCTCGACGAGGCCGTCGCCCACATCCGCCGCTGGACCTCCGGCCACACCGAGGCGATCGTCACCACCTCGCAGGCCGCCGCCCGCCTCTTCACCCAGCTGGTCGACTCGACCACGGTTGCCGTGAATGCCTCCACCCGGTTCACGGACGGTGGTCAGTTCGGCTTCGGCGCGGAGATCGGCATTTCCACGCAGAAGCTGCACGCCCGGGGCCCGATGGGGCTTCCCGAGCTCACCTCGACCAAGTACATCGTCACCGGCGACGGTCACGTACGGTAG
- a CDS encoding M48 family metallopeptidase, with protein MTGTGFEKAPARDRKRFPGISSRAYEHPADRSALVALRKLTGFDTVFKALSGLLPERSLRLLFLSDSVRVGETQFPHLHAMLLDACYILDLEKVPQMYVQQDPKPNAMCIGLDEPIIVVTTGLVELLDEEEMRAVVGHEVGHALSGHAVYRTILLFLTTLALKIAWIPLGNVAIMGLVTALREWFRKSELSADRAGLLVGQDVHASMRGLMKLAGGNHLHEMNVDAFLAQAEEYERSGDLRDSVLKILNVLPRTHPFTTVRAAELKKWSQNRDYQRIMDGHYPRREDDKDTSVTDSFRQSAAHYADTVRTSKDPLMKLVGDIAGGTADLGGKLRDRFSGMGATGAGGGGSSAAGGEDKSTGTGKDGATEQG; from the coding sequence ATGACGGGGACGGGATTCGAGAAGGCACCGGCGCGGGACCGCAAGAGGTTCCCCGGTATTTCCTCACGGGCGTACGAGCATCCGGCGGACCGGTCCGCGCTCGTGGCCCTGCGCAAGCTGACCGGCTTCGACACGGTCTTCAAGGCACTGAGCGGGTTGCTGCCGGAGCGCAGTCTGCGACTGCTCTTCCTGTCGGACTCCGTCCGGGTGGGCGAGACGCAGTTCCCGCACCTGCACGCGATGCTCCTGGACGCCTGCTACATCCTGGACCTGGAGAAGGTCCCGCAGATGTACGTGCAGCAGGACCCGAAGCCCAATGCCATGTGCATCGGGCTGGACGAGCCGATCATCGTGGTCACCACGGGCCTCGTCGAGCTGCTCGACGAGGAGGAGATGCGTGCGGTGGTGGGCCACGAGGTGGGCCACGCCCTGTCGGGGCACGCCGTGTACCGCACGATCCTGCTGTTCCTGACGACCCTGGCGCTCAAGATCGCGTGGATCCCGCTGGGCAACGTGGCGATCATGGGGCTCGTGACGGCGCTGCGCGAGTGGTTCCGCAAGTCGGAGCTGTCGGCGGACCGGGCGGGGCTGCTGGTGGGACAGGACGTGCACGCCTCGATGCGCGGGCTGATGAAGCTCGCGGGCGGCAACCACCTGCACGAGATGAATGTCGACGCGTTCCTCGCCCAGGCCGAGGAGTACGAGCGGAGCGGCGATCTGCGCGACTCCGTGCTGAAGATCCTCAACGTGCTGCCCCGGACGCACCCCTTCACGACGGTGCGGGCGGCCGAGCTGAAGAAGTGGTCGCAGAACCGCGACTACCAGCGGATCATGGACGGCCACTACCCGCGGCGCGAGGATGACAAGGACACCTCGGTGACCGACTCCTTCCGGCAGTCCGCCGCGCACTACGCCGACACGGTGCGCACGAGCAAGGACCCGCTGATGAAGCTGGTCGGCGACATCGCCGGCGGTACGGCGGACCTGGGCGGCAAGCTGCGGGACAGGTTTTCAGGTATGGGTGCCACGGGCGCGGGCGGCGGCGGCAGTAGCGCCGCCGGCGGCGAGGACAAGAGCACCGGCACCGGCAAGGACGGCGCTACGGAGCAGGGCTGA
- the nadD gene encoding nicotinate-nucleotide adenylyltransferase codes for MGEQEMPTGPVKRRLGVMGGTFDPIHHGHLVAASEVAALFHLDEVMFVPTGEPWQKSQRAVSSAEDRYLMTVIATASNPQFSVSRIDIDRGGPTYTIDTLRDLSALNDDADLFFITGADALAQILTWRNAEELFALAHFIGVTRPGHVLTDDGLPEGGVSLVEVPALAISSTDCRARVAKGDPVWYLVPDGVVRYIDKRELYRGA; via the coding sequence ATGGGAGAGCAGGAAATGCCGACCGGCCCGGTCAAGCGCAGGCTCGGGGTGATGGGCGGGACATTCGACCCGATCCACCACGGACACCTGGTGGCCGCCAGTGAGGTGGCCGCGCTGTTCCACCTCGACGAGGTGATGTTCGTACCGACCGGCGAGCCGTGGCAGAAGTCGCAGCGGGCCGTGTCGTCCGCCGAGGACCGGTACCTGATGACGGTCATCGCGACCGCATCGAACCCGCAGTTCTCGGTGAGCCGCATCGACATCGACCGCGGCGGCCCGACGTACACGATCGACACCCTGAGGGACCTGAGCGCCCTCAACGACGACGCCGACCTCTTCTTCATCACCGGCGCCGACGCCCTCGCGCAGATCCTGACCTGGCGGAACGCCGAGGAGCTCTTCGCCCTCGCGCACTTCATCGGCGTCACCCGGCCGGGCCACGTGCTCACCGACGACGGCCTGCCCGAGGGAGGCGTCTCCCTCGTCGAGGTTCCGGCGCTGGCCATTTCGTCCACGGACTGCCGTGCACGCGTGGCCAAGGGGGATCCTGTCTGGTACCTCGTGCCCGACGGCGTGGTCCGCTACATCGACAAGCGTGAGCTGTACCGGGGAGCCTGA
- a CDS encoding LCP family protein — translation MNDRHEPYDPYAGQEQQLVGYDAYGRPLYGQVPAQPATDPAPPYEQQQYEQGYGYDYQGYGQQQAQQPQQQAPQYYPQQPQQQYPQASQSPQYGYDTQGIPQYDTQATQQWIPQQAAPEAPAQAPLRAPVPEPEYRPAAAQVPEPRRADGAGAQGQGQGPSYRTEQFAFIDQPDEDSEDVIDWLAFTESRTERREEARRRGRNRVVALIVVLAVFVVAGLGYLWYAGKLPFLEGPGKASNGAAATGPQKRDMIVVHLHNTKKGGTSTALLVDNVTTKQGATVLVPNTLNVSKDDGTTAQLGKAVEDGGLGVRESLDSAFGTRIGGTWRLDTPFLENFVELVGGIEVDTDVAVPADDAAKVPAVGQGPKQSLSGAMAVAYATYKAQGEPEAKQLDRLGKVLLGLLRKVPGDPKSAAMTVETTGQILDPALNAQTLGALLSKLGEHAKVGAYRTDVLGVKPDGGLTDEANKKVVKEVLGGSVTEAQPGALPRVGLKDATGDEKTNTAAKAALLNGGYTLVDGGKADKTAPASQITYQDDAQRDKAIEVSKTLGLPETAVKKAENAVNADVVVTLGKDYKPS, via the coding sequence GTGAACGACCGACACGAGCCGTACGACCCGTATGCCGGCCAGGAGCAGCAGCTCGTCGGCTACGACGCGTACGGGCGGCCGCTGTACGGCCAGGTGCCCGCGCAGCCCGCCACCGACCCGGCGCCCCCCTACGAGCAGCAGCAGTACGAGCAGGGCTACGGCTACGACTACCAGGGGTACGGCCAGCAGCAGGCCCAGCAGCCCCAGCAGCAGGCCCCGCAGTACTACCCGCAGCAGCCCCAGCAGCAGTACCCCCAGGCTTCCCAGTCCCCGCAGTACGGGTACGACACCCAGGGCATCCCGCAGTACGACACCCAGGCCACCCAGCAGTGGATCCCGCAGCAGGCCGCCCCCGAGGCCCCGGCGCAGGCCCCCCTGCGGGCCCCCGTGCCCGAGCCGGAGTACCGTCCCGCCGCCGCGCAGGTCCCGGAGCCCCGCCGGGCCGACGGGGCGGGCGCGCAGGGTCAGGGGCAGGGTCCCTCGTACCGCACCGAGCAGTTCGCCTTCATCGACCAGCCGGACGAGGACTCCGAGGACGTCATCGACTGGCTCGCCTTCACCGAGAGCCGCACCGAGCGCCGCGAGGAGGCCCGCCGGCGCGGCCGCAACCGGGTGGTGGCGCTGATCGTCGTGCTGGCCGTCTTCGTCGTCGCGGGCCTCGGCTACCTCTGGTACGCGGGCAAGCTGCCGTTCCTGGAGGGCCCCGGCAAGGCGTCGAACGGCGCGGCAGCCACGGGTCCGCAGAAGCGCGACATGATCGTCGTGCACCTGCACAACACCAAGAAGGGCGGCACCTCCACGGCGCTGCTCGTCGACAACGTGACCACCAAGCAGGGCGCCACCGTCCTCGTGCCGAACACGCTGAACGTCTCCAAGGACGACGGCACCACCGCACAGCTGGGCAAGGCCGTCGAGGACGGCGGTCTGGGCGTACGGGAGTCCCTCGACTCGGCCTTCGGCACCCGCATCGGCGGCACCTGGCGGCTGGACACCCCCTTCCTGGAGAACTTCGTCGAGCTGGTCGGCGGCATCGAGGTCGACACCGACGTGGCCGTCCCGGCGGACGACGCGGCGAAGGTGCCCGCCGTCGGCCAGGGCCCGAAGCAGAGCCTCAGCGGTGCGATGGCCGTCGCCTACGCCACGTACAAGGCGCAGGGCGAGCCGGAGGCCAAGCAGCTGGACCGGCTCGGCAAGGTCCTGCTGGGCCTGCTGCGCAAGGTGCCCGGCGATCCGAAGTCGGCGGCGATGACCGTGGAGACCACCGGCCAGATCCTGGACCCGGCGCTGAACGCGCAGACGCTGGGCGCGCTGCTGTCCAAGCTCGGCGAGCACGCCAAGGTGGGCGCGTACCGCACCGACGTGCTCGGGGTGAAGCCGGACGGCGGCCTCACGGACGAGGCCAACAAGAAGGTGGTCAAGGAGGTCCTCGGCGGCTCCGTCACGGAGGCCCAGCCCGGGGCCCTGCCGCGGGTCGGCCTGAAGGACGCGACCGGCGACGAGAAGACGAACACGGCGGCGAAGGCGGCCCTGCTCAACGGCGGCTACACCCTGGTGGACGGCGGCAAGGCCGACAAGACCGCGCCCGCGTCGCAGATCACGTACCAGGACGACGCGCAGCGGGACAAGGCGATCGAGGTCTCCAAGACGCTGGGACTGCCCGAGACGGCCGTGAAGAAGGCCGAGAACGCGGTGAACGCGGACGTCGTGGTGACCCTGGGCAAGGATTACAAACCGTCCTGA
- the rsfS gene encoding ribosome silencing factor: MTATDRSIELITAAAQAAADRLAHDIIAYDVSDVLSITDAFLLASAPNDRQVKSIVDEIEEKLLKELGAKPVRREGDRDARWILLDYIDIVVHVQHSEERVFYALERLWKDCPEIDLPEDAKLTKGKAEEHAALRAAQGDDELDGDLF; encoded by the coding sequence GTGACCGCCACGGACCGCTCCATCGAGCTCATCACCGCCGCCGCCCAGGCCGCGGCCGACCGGCTCGCGCACGACATCATCGCGTACGACGTCAGCGACGTGCTGTCGATCACCGACGCCTTCCTGCTCGCCTCGGCTCCCAACGACCGCCAGGTCAAGTCGATCGTCGACGAGATCGAGGAGAAGCTCCTGAAGGAGCTGGGCGCCAAGCCGGTGCGCCGCGAAGGCGACCGCGACGCGCGCTGGATCCTGCTCGACTACATCGACATCGTCGTCCACGTGCAGCACAGCGAGGAGCGCGTCTTCTACGCGCTGGAGCGCCTGTGGAAGGACTGCCCCGAGATCGACCTCCCCGAGGACGCCAAGCTCACCAAGGGCAAGGCGGAGGAGCACGCCGCGCTGCGCGCCGCGCAGGGCGACGACGAACTGGACGGTGATCTGTTCTGA
- a CDS encoding histidine phosphatase family protein produces the protein MSATNDGTTATGNGKTGRKIVLWRHGQTSWNLERRFQGSTDIELTEAGVAQARRAARLLASLKPDAIIASDLMRASTTAAELAAVTGLAVTHDEALRETYAGEWQGLTHDEILDKYGDQYAAWKRGEAVRRGGGELETEVADRAAPVVLEHADRLPPGGTLVVVSHGGTIRTTIGRLLGLESYYWEGLGGLSNCCWSVLGEGARGWRLMEHNAGTLPEPVLGDDD, from the coding sequence CTGAGCGCGACGAACGACGGTACGACCGCGACCGGCAACGGCAAGACCGGCCGCAAGATCGTCCTGTGGCGGCACGGCCAGACCTCCTGGAACCTGGAGCGACGCTTCCAGGGCTCCACGGACATCGAGCTGACCGAGGCCGGTGTGGCGCAGGCGCGCCGTGCCGCCCGGCTGCTCGCCTCGCTGAAGCCCGACGCCATCATCGCCTCGGACCTGATGCGCGCCTCCACCACGGCTGCCGAACTGGCGGCCGTCACGGGTCTGGCGGTGACGCACGACGAGGCGCTGCGCGAGACGTACGCCGGTGAATGGCAGGGCCTCACGCACGACGAGATCCTGGACAAGTACGGCGACCAGTACGCGGCGTGGAAGCGCGGCGAGGCGGTCCGCCGCGGTGGCGGCGAGCTGGAGACCGAGGTCGCCGACCGGGCTGCGCCGGTTGTGCTGGAACACGCCGACCGGCTGCCCCCCGGCGGCACGCTCGTGGTGGTCAGCCACGGCGGCACCATCCGTACGACGATCGGCCGCCTGCTGGGCCTGGAGTCGTACTACTGGGAGGGCCTGGGCGGGCTCTCCAACTGCTGCTGGTCCGTGCTGGGCGAGGGCGCGCGCGGCTGGCGGCTGATGGAACACAACGCCGGCACGCTGCCCGAACCGGTGCTCGGCGACGACGACTGA